Proteins from a genomic interval of Trifolium pratense cultivar HEN17-A07 linkage group LG6, ARS_RC_1.1, whole genome shotgun sequence:
- the LOC123892423 gene encoding inorganic phosphate transporter 1-4, producing the protein MAKEQIQVLNALDVAKTQWYHFTAIVIAGMGFFTDAYDLFCISLVTKLLGRIYYHVEGAGKPGTLPPNVSAAVNGVAFCGTLLGQLFFGWLGDKLGRKKVYGMTLMTMIICSVCSGLSFGHTPKSVMATLCFFRFWLGFGIGGDYPLSATIMSEYSNKKTRGAFIAAVFAMQGFGILAGGVFAIIISSLFNTWFEAPSYAVDPVRSTVRQADYMWRIIVMVGAIPAAMTFYSRSKMPETARYTALVAKNTAQAAADMSKVLQVEIEADQQKDEPEKTKSYGLFSKEFFRRHGIHLLGTSSTWFLLDIAFYSQNLFQKDIFSAIGWIPAPQTMNAIEEVYKIARAQTLIALCSTVPGYWFTVALIDRIGRFKIQLMGFFFMTVFMFSLAIPYEHWTHKENRIGFVVMYSLTFFFANFGPNATTFVVPAEIFPARFRSTCHGISSASGKLGAMVGAFGFLYLAQNQDKSKADAGYPAGIGVKNSLILLGVVNILGFLCTFMVPEASGKSLEEMSGENEEEEGNREDV; encoded by the coding sequence ATGGCAAAAGAACAAATTCAGGTGCTAAATGCACTTGATGTGGCTAAAACACAATGGTATCATTTCACTGCAATTGTCATAGCTGGTATGGGATTCTTCACTGATGCATATGATTTGTTCTGTATATCCCTTGTTACCAAGTTGCTCGGCCGCATATACTACCACGTTGAGGGTGCGGGAAAGCCCGGTACATTGCCACCCAATGTATCAGCTGCTGTAAATGGTGTTGCTTTCTGTGGAACACTTTTAGGACAGCTTTTCTTTGGCTGGCTTGGGGATAAGTTGGGAAGAAAAAAAGTCTACGGCATGACCCTCATGACGATGATAATCTGCTCTGTTTGTTCTGGCCTTTCTTTTGGACACACTCCAAAATCTGTTATGGCAACTCTCTGCTTCTTCCGCTTCTGGCTCGGGTTCGGTATTGGTGGAGACTACCCTCTTTCCGCTACCATAATGTCAGAGTATTCTAATAAGAAGACTCGAGGCGCCTTCATTGCTGCTGTCTTTGCCATGCAAGGTTTTGGAATTTTGGCAGGTGGTGTATTTGCAATCATAATTTCATCCTTATTCAACACTTGGTTTGAAGCACCATCATATGCGGTTGATCCAGTTCGATCTACTGTTCGACAAGCAGACTACATGTGGAGGATAATTGTGATGGTTGGAGCAATCCCAGCAGCAATGACCTTTTATTCGCGGTCAAAGATGCCAGAAACCGCTCGTTACACCGCTTTAGTTGCTAAGAACACGGCACAGGCTGCAGCAGATATGTCTAAGGTTTTACAGGTTGAGATTGAAGCTGACCAGCAGAAAGATGAGCCAGAAAAAACTAAATCATATGGCTTGTTCTCAAAAGAGTTCTTCAGGAGACATGGAATACATCTACTTGGTACATCAAGCACTTGGTTCTTGCTTGATATAGCATTTTATAGTCAAAATCTCTTCCAGAAAGATATTTTCAGCGCAATTGGTTGGATACCTGCTCCACAAACCATGAATGCAATTGAAGAGGTGTACAAAATTGCGCGAGCTCAAACGCTTATTGCTCTATGCAGTACGGTTCCAGGCTACTGGTTTACAGTGGCTCTCATTGACAGAATTGGGAGATTCAAAATCCAATTGATGGGATTCTTCTTTATGACCGTCTTCATGTTTTCGCTTGCCATTCCTTATGAACACTGGACTCATAAGGAAAACAGAATAGGATTTGTGGTAATGTATTCCTTAACCTTCTTCTTTGCAAATTTTGGGCCTAATGCTACAACATTTGTTGTGCCGGCAGAGATTTTCCCTGCTAGATTCCGATCCACTTGCCACGGAATATCATCTGCATCCGGGAAGCTTGGAGCTATGGTTGGTGCATTTGGGTTCTTGTATTTGGCACAAAACCAGGACAAGAGTAAAGCTGATGCAGGGTACCCTGCAGGTATTGGTGTGAAGAATTCACTGATTCTCTTGGGTGTGGTTAACATTTTGGGGTTCTTGTGTACTTTCATGGTACCTGAGGCAAGTGGAAAATCTTTAGAGGAGATGTCAGGTGagaatgaagaggaagaaggaAATAGAGAAGATGTTTAG
- the LOC123889115 gene encoding pentatricopeptide repeat-containing protein At1g06270-like gives MCHKVLQYSISVSILEIGEAMCHRLVRHFFLSLNQCSSLHSASSSLQKLEQTVRAEVEAKNYVKIPDIISTVLSRSQNSNPFFFLSSFPQNLQVQIVDEMMQSFISIRPRYKPRLTYSYLLSYTLQSSHPLPLALAILQRTLRSGCLPVPQTHVLLSSAWLDRRCLSHSVANILLEMQSIGYHPDCGTCNYLLSSLCAVDQLVEAVNVLKGMGGAGCIPDSNSYDIVIGAMCKARRTSDAQDLMKQMVEKYGLTPDHGTVVKFLTALRTNKEIWKAVEVIEFLEKEGNSVGFESYELVVEGCLARREYVLAAKVVMGMTERGFIPYIKVRLKIIEGLASIDEWKIACAVRERFAKLKS, from the coding sequence ATGTGTCACAAAGTGCTCCAGTACTCTATTAGTGTATCAATACTGGAGATTGGAGAAGCAATGTGCCATAGACTTGTTCGTCATTTCTTCCTTAGTCTGAACCAATGTTCTTCACTTCATTCAGCTTCTTCTTCACTGCAAAAGCTTGAACAGACTGTTAGAGCTGAAGTAGAAGCCAAAAACTATGTTAAAATTCCTGATATCATTTCCACTGTGTTGTCTCGATCCCAAAATTCAaatcctttcttttttttatcgTCTTTTCCGCAGAACTTACAAGTGCAAATTGTTGATGAAATGATGCAATCTTTTATATCCATCAGACCACGCTATAAGCCCCGGCTAACCTATTCCTACCTTCTTTCCTACACCCTCCAAAGTTCTCACCCCCTTCCTCTTGCACTCGCTATCCTACAACGGACTCTACGTTCTGGTTGCTTACCAGTTCCTCAGACTCATGTTCTCCTCTCATCTGCTTGGTTGGACCGGCGATGTCTGTCGCATTCTGTGGCTAATATTTTACTCGAGATGCAATCAATTGGATATCATCCTGACTGTGGTACTTGTAATTATCTACTATCATCTCTTTGTGCTGTTGATCAGTTAGTGGAGGCAGTTAATGTGTTGAAGGGTATGGGTGGAGCAGGATGTATTCCCGATTCAAATAGTTACGACATTGTAATTGGTGCAATGTGCAAAGCTCGAAGGACTTCTGACGCTCAAGATTTAATGAAGCAAATGGTGGAGAAATATGGTTTGACCCCAGACCATGGAACAGTGGTGAAATTCTTGACAGCATTACGGACAAACAAGGAGATATGGAAAGCTGTTGAGGTGATTGAGTTCCTGGAGAAAGAGGGAAACTCTGTCGGATTTGAGAGTTATGAGTTGGTGGTTGAAGGTTGCTTGGCGAGACGTGAGTATGTTTTGGCTGCAAAGGTTGTTATGGGGATGACAGAAAGAGGTTTTATACCGTATATCAAGGTGAGGCTGAAGATAATTGAAGGTTTGGCGAGCATCGATGAGTGGAAGATAGCTTGTGCTGTGAGAGAAAGATTTGCAAAACTTAAATCTTAG
- the LOC123892210 gene encoding uncharacterized protein LOC123892210, with protein sequence MSKRMIVDALANMANAIAQDADNRTAERVAQENRTGNEDELRLERFLKNQPPTFAGGYDPEGSQKWLEDVERIFKVMRCTEEQKVILGTYMLREEADHWWDNASQRLGVGGVVVTWAMFKREFLIKYFPADVKNRKVIEFMELK encoded by the coding sequence ATGTCTAAGAGGATGATTGTGGATGCCTTGGCTAATATGGCCAATGCCATTGCACAGGATGCAGACAACCGGACTGCGGAAAGAGTAGCACAAGAGAACCGAACAGGTAATGAAGATGAGTTAAGGCTCGAGAGATTCTTGAAGAATCAACCACCTACTTTTGCTGGAGGATACGATCCAGAGGGATCTCAGAAGTGGTTAGAGGATGTTGAGAGGATCTTTAAGGTCATGAGATGCACTGAGgaacaaaaggttattttgggtACTTATATGCTAAGAGAAGAAGCCGACCATTGGTGGGATAACGCAAGTCAGAGACTTGGAGTTGGAGGTGTTGTGGTTACTTGGGCAATGTTCAAGAGGGAATTTTTGATCAAGTATTTTCcagctgatgtgaagaatagaAAAGTGATTGAGTTTATGGAGTTGAAATAA
- the LOC123892211 gene encoding uncharacterized protein LOC123892211, producing the protein MSVAEYAVKFQSLCRFAPHYNTVEAEHDKCVKFESGLRPEIKHLIGFSEIRDFPTLVNKSRICDEDGRARANHYKMANEKKGKDGNRWKPYDNKGKRKGESSGKKTTENYDKEKVKCYRCGGFGHKSFECKKNVVCFNCNEEGHQSPKCKKPKKNGGKVFALDGGDANVTDNLIRGTCFIHDTPLCAIIDTGATHSFISIWCVKRLNLETTVMSKCMVIETPASDSVMTKLVCVNCPVTIFGRHFGMDLTIIFPKPYESPKPNLMGSSEVIRSSKEHAEMFVMIVSLKLVGQSEVSQLPVVCDFPNVFPEDVSDLPPEREVEFSIEVVPGTSPISMAPYRMPASELEQLKKQLEELLEKKFIRPSVSPWGAPVLLVKKKDGSMRLCIDYRQLNKVTIKNKYQLVVGTD; encoded by the exons ATGTCTGTTGCAGAGTATGCCGTCAAGTTTCAATCCTTGTGTAGGTTCGCACCACACTACAATACTGTTGAGGCTGAGCATGATAAATGTGTGAAGTTTGAGAGTGGTTTGAGGCCTGAGATTAAGCATTTGATCGGATTTTCTGAGATTAGAGACTTTCCAACATTGGTAAACAAGAGTCGTATATGTGATGAAGATGGAAGAGCTAGAGCGAACCACTACAAGATGGCTAATGAAAAGAAAGGCAAGGATGGGAACCGTTGGAAACCTTATGACAACAAGGGGAAAAGGAAAGGTGAAAGTAGTGGAAAGAAAACTACTGAGAATTATGATAAGGAGAAAGTTAAGTGCTATAGGTGTGGAGGATTTGGTCACAAATCTTTTGAGTGCAAGAAAAATGTTGTATGCTTCAACTGCAATGAAGAAGGTCACCAGAGCCCGAAATGTAAGAAGCCTAAGAAGAATGGTGGAAAGGTCTTTGCTTTGGATGGTGGTGACGCGAATGTAACAGATAACCTTAtcagaggtacgtgtttcattcATGATACTCCTTTATGTGCCATCATTGATACTGGAGCTACACATTCCTTTATTTCTATTTGGTGTGTGAAGCGTCTTAATCTAGAAACTACTGTTATGTCGAAATGCATGGTAATAGAAACGCCGGCTAGTGATTCGGTTATGACTAAGCTTGTATGTGTTAATTGTCCGGTAACTATTTTCGGTAGACATTTTGGTATGGACCTT ACAATAATTTTCCCTAAACCGTATGAGAGTCCGAAACCAAACCTTATGGGTAGTAGTGAAGTGATTAGATCCTCGAAGGAGCACGCAGAAATGTTTGTCATGATTGTCTCACTGAAGTTAGTAGGGCAGTCAGAAGTGAGTCAATTACCTGTTGTTTGTGATTTTCCGAACGTTTTTCCTGAAGATGTATCAGATTTACCACCTGAGAGGGAGGTTGAGTTTAGTATTGAAGTAGTGCCTGGTACTAGTCCGATATCTATGGCGCCGTATAGAATGCCAGCATCAGAGTTAGAGCAATTAAAGAAACAGTTGGAGGAGCTTTTGGAAAAGAAATTTATTAGACCCAGTGTATCACCTTGGGGTGCACCGGTACTTTTGGTAAAGAAGAAGGATGGAAGCATGAGGCTATGCATAGATTATcgacagttgaacaaagtgacaaTCAAAAATAAGTatcaattggtagtgggaacggattga